From Streptomyces sp. NBC_00775, one genomic window encodes:
- a CDS encoding alpha-1,4-glucan--maltose-1-phosphate maltosyltransferase, which translates to MTAVVPSRAHPTTEERIPIRDIRPQVRGGAVPAKAVRGETLTISAVVFREGAGEVGANVVLYDAAGRRGPWTPMALVDADADRWEAAVVVGPGRPGLWTYTVEAWADPVATWRRDAHLRIPAGVDVELTLAEGALLHERAALGIPDKDRREAVTAVAGALRDEASPSLRRLEATTGRAVVAALERHPLRELVTVSRPLPLLVERRRALVGSWYEMFPRSEGAVLRPGEPPVSGTFETAARRLPALAEMGFDVVYLPPVHPIGHTHRKGPDNTLTAGPHDVGSPWAIGSAEGGHDAVHPDLGTLDDFRKFVARAGELGLEVALDFALQCSPDHPWTAGHPEWFTRRADGTLATAENPPKKYEDIHPLSFETDFEGLVEETLRLLRHWMDQGVRIFRVDNPHTKPVSFWERVIGDIGLTDPDVVFLAEAFTRRAMVHALAQAGFQQSYTYFTWKNDKRELTEYASELALGSADFLRPNLFVNTPDILHGYLQDGGRPAFETRAVLAATLAPTWGVYAGYELCENDVLAAGTEDYRHSEKYELRPRDWVAAEAAGTSIAPLITRLNQLRRAHPALQELRNLRFHHTDHDQVLAYSKQLVRPDGSADTVLAVVNLDPHHTSETTVTFDLAALGLPEDGSLKVRDELTGEIHTWGRHAYVRLEPGVAPAHLLVPLGPREAS; encoded by the coding sequence ATGACCGCCGTCGTGCCGTCGCGGGCCCACCCGACGACCGAGGAGCGCATCCCCATCAGGGACATCCGCCCCCAGGTGCGCGGCGGCGCGGTGCCCGCCAAGGCGGTGCGCGGCGAGACCCTCACCATCAGCGCCGTCGTCTTCCGCGAGGGCGCCGGGGAGGTCGGCGCCAACGTGGTCCTGTACGACGCGGCCGGACGGCGGGGCCCCTGGACCCCGATGGCCCTCGTCGACGCCGACGCCGACCGCTGGGAGGCCGCGGTCGTCGTCGGCCCCGGCCGCCCGGGGCTGTGGACGTACACCGTCGAGGCCTGGGCCGACCCGGTCGCCACCTGGCGCCGCGACGCGCACCTGAGGATTCCCGCCGGGGTCGATGTCGAGCTGACGCTCGCGGAGGGGGCCCTGCTGCACGAGCGGGCCGCCCTCGGCATCCCGGACAAGGACCGCCGGGAGGCGGTGACGGCAGTGGCCGGGGCGCTCCGCGACGAAGCGAGCCCCTCCCTGCGCCGGCTCGAAGCGACCACCGGCCGTGCGGTGGTCGCCGCGCTGGAACGCCATCCACTGCGTGAACTGGTCACCGTCTCCCGGCCGTTGCCCCTGCTCGTCGAGCGGCGACGGGCCCTCGTCGGCTCCTGGTACGAGATGTTCCCGCGCTCGGAGGGCGCGGTGCTCCGGCCCGGCGAGCCGCCCGTCAGCGGCACCTTCGAGACGGCCGCGCGACGGCTGCCCGCCCTCGCGGAGATGGGGTTCGACGTGGTGTACCTGCCACCGGTGCACCCCATCGGGCACACCCACCGCAAGGGCCCGGACAACACACTCACCGCCGGGCCCCACGACGTGGGCTCGCCCTGGGCCATCGGCTCGGCCGAGGGCGGGCACGACGCCGTGCACCCGGACCTCGGCACCCTGGACGACTTCCGCAAGTTTGTCGCCAGGGCGGGGGAACTGGGCCTGGAGGTCGCCCTCGACTTCGCGTTGCAGTGCTCGCCCGACCACCCCTGGACGGCCGGGCACCCCGAGTGGTTCACCCGGCGCGCTGACGGCACACTCGCCACCGCCGAGAACCCGCCGAAGAAGTACGAGGACATCCATCCCCTCTCCTTCGAGACGGACTTCGAAGGCCTGGTCGAGGAGACGCTGCGGCTGCTGCGCCACTGGATGGACCAGGGCGTACGCATCTTCCGCGTCGACAACCCGCACACCAAGCCGGTCTCCTTCTGGGAGCGGGTCATCGGCGACATCGGCCTGACCGACCCCGATGTGGTGTTCCTGGCCGAGGCGTTCACCCGCCGCGCCATGGTGCACGCCCTCGCCCAGGCCGGCTTCCAGCAGTCGTACACCTACTTCACCTGGAAGAACGACAAACGGGAGCTGACCGAGTACGCGAGCGAACTCGCCCTGGGCAGCGCCGACTTCCTGCGCCCCAACCTCTTCGTCAACACCCCGGACATCCTGCACGGCTACCTCCAGGACGGCGGCAGGCCCGCCTTCGAGACCCGGGCCGTGCTCGCCGCGACCCTCGCGCCCACCTGGGGGGTCTACGCCGGGTACGAGCTGTGCGAGAACGACGTCCTGGCGGCGGGCACCGAGGACTACCGGCACTCCGAGAAGTACGAACTCCGACCGCGCGACTGGGTGGCGGCCGAGGCGGCGGGCACCAGCATCGCCCCGCTGATCACCCGCCTCAACCAGCTGCGCCGCGCCCACCCGGCCCTCCAGGAACTGCGCAACCTGCGCTTCCACCACACCGACCACGACCAAGTGCTGGCCTATTCCAAGCAGTTGGTACGGCCGGACGGTTCCGCCGACACGGTCCTCGCCGTCGTCAACCTCGACCCGCACCACACCAGCGAGACCACGGTCACCTTCGACCTGGCCGCGCTCGGCCTGCCCGAGGACGGCTCGCTGAAGGTGCGCGACGAACTCACCGGCGAGATCCACACCTGGGGCCGCCACGCCTACGTACGACTGGAACCCGGGGTGGCGCCCGCGCACCTGCTGGTTCCGCTCGGACCCCGGGAGGCGTCATGA
- a CDS encoding DJ-1/PfpI family protein yields MRLSGHKIAVLMESDFYEPEILYYQFRFPEEGAEVHFLSRLWGQDSMTFQGHEHRMPFEVSESFEDIDEFALKEFSAVIVPSGMVSDRLRYTEDPAELPPASAFLRRAFQDPAIVKGIICHGMWLTAPLPSLVRGRRAVVHNNLLGDLRNMGGEYVDEDVVVHDDLVTARTGQHCHLFARTIIDLIADKERPAVPGPRAPVRSRS; encoded by the coding sequence GTGCGGCTTTCCGGCCACAAGATCGCTGTCCTGATGGAGAGCGACTTCTACGAGCCCGAGATTCTCTACTACCAGTTCCGCTTCCCGGAGGAGGGCGCCGAGGTCCACTTCCTGTCCCGGCTCTGGGGCCAGGACTCCATGACCTTCCAGGGGCACGAGCACCGGATGCCCTTCGAAGTCTCCGAGTCCTTCGAGGACATCGACGAGTTCGCCCTCAAGGAGTTCTCCGCCGTGATCGTCCCCTCGGGGATGGTCTCCGACCGGCTCCGCTACACCGAGGACCCCGCCGAACTGCCGCCCGCGTCGGCGTTCCTGCGCCGCGCCTTCCAGGACCCGGCCATCGTCAAGGGCATCATCTGCCACGGCATGTGGCTGACCGCACCGCTGCCCTCCCTGGTGCGCGGACGGCGCGCGGTGGTCCACAACAACCTGCTCGGCGATCTGCGCAACATGGGCGGCGAGTACGTGGATGAGGACGTCGTCGTCCATGACGACCTGGTCACCGCGCGCACCGGCCAGCACTGCCATCTGTTCGCCCGCACCATCATCGACCTCATCGCGGACAAGGAGAGGCCGGCCGTCCCAGGACCCCGCGCACCGGTGAGGAGCCGGTCATGA
- a CDS encoding thiamine pyrophosphate-binding protein, whose translation MVSRPARVAILEQLRADGVRYMFGNPGTVEQGFLDELRNFPELEYVLALQEATAVGMADGHARATRTPTVCQLHTGVGLGNGIGMLYQAMRGHAPLVVLAGESGLRYEAMEAQMAADLVGMAEPVTKWATRVVDPESTLRILRRAFKVAGTPPYGPVLVVLPADVMDRDTTEAAVPTSYPVTRSTPDAAALDRAAELLAGAEHPIVVAGDGVHFAQAAEELGRLAEVWGAEVWGADWAEVNLPAEHPAYAGQLGHMFGESSRRVTGAADAVLIVGTYALPEVYPVLDGVFAEGTPVVHIDLDSDAIAKNFPVDLGLVADPRRALAGLTAALQARMSEESQVRAFEWLRRRSVERAREIEEARQVDEATTAPTALPTTAFLRELARQLPEDAVVFDEALTASPDVSRHLPPNRPGHWFQTRGGSLGVGIPGALGAQLAFPDRTVVGFTGDGGSMYTIQALWTAARHGIGAKFVICNNSSYKLLELNIEEYWKSQAIAAHEQPEIFDLSRPAIDFVGLARSLGVPAVRVDKPDQVQAAVAEALSTEGPFLIDLVTGRGRE comes from the coding sequence TCCTGGAACAGCTGCGGGCCGACGGGGTCCGGTACATGTTCGGCAACCCCGGCACGGTCGAGCAGGGCTTTCTCGACGAGTTGCGCAACTTCCCCGAGCTCGAATACGTCCTCGCGCTGCAGGAGGCCACGGCCGTCGGCATGGCGGACGGCCATGCGCGGGCCACCCGCACGCCGACCGTCTGCCAGCTGCACACCGGCGTCGGCCTCGGCAACGGCATCGGCATGCTCTACCAGGCCATGCGCGGCCACGCCCCGCTGGTCGTGCTCGCCGGTGAGTCGGGCCTGCGCTACGAGGCCATGGAGGCGCAGATGGCCGCCGACCTGGTCGGCATGGCGGAGCCGGTCACCAAGTGGGCCACCCGGGTGGTGGACCCGGAGTCCACACTGCGGATCCTGCGCCGCGCGTTCAAGGTGGCGGGCACGCCCCCCTACGGCCCCGTCCTGGTGGTGCTGCCCGCCGACGTGATGGACCGGGACACCACCGAGGCGGCCGTGCCGACGTCGTACCCCGTCACGCGGAGCACGCCCGACGCGGCGGCCCTCGACCGGGCGGCGGAACTCCTCGCCGGTGCCGAGCACCCGATCGTCGTCGCCGGCGACGGTGTCCACTTCGCCCAGGCCGCGGAGGAGCTTGGGCGACTGGCGGAGGTGTGGGGCGCCGAGGTGTGGGGCGCGGACTGGGCCGAGGTCAACCTGCCTGCCGAACACCCCGCCTACGCGGGGCAGTTGGGCCATATGTTCGGTGAGTCCAGCCGGCGCGTCACCGGGGCGGCCGACGCCGTGCTCATCGTGGGGACGTATGCGCTGCCCGAGGTCTATCCGGTCCTCGACGGCGTCTTCGCCGAGGGCACCCCGGTCGTCCACATCGACCTGGACAGCGACGCGATCGCCAAGAACTTCCCCGTCGACCTGGGCCTGGTGGCCGATCCCCGCCGGGCGCTCGCCGGGCTCACCGCGGCACTTCAGGCGCGGATGAGCGAGGAGAGCCAGGTCCGCGCGTTCGAGTGGCTGCGGCGCAGGTCCGTCGAACGGGCGCGGGAGATCGAGGAGGCCAGGCAGGTGGACGAGGCGACGACCGCCCCGACCGCCCTGCCGACCACGGCCTTTCTGCGGGAGCTGGCACGCCAACTCCCCGAGGACGCCGTGGTGTTCGACGAGGCACTCACCGCCTCGCCCGACGTCTCACGGCATCTGCCGCCGAACCGCCCCGGCCACTGGTTCCAGACGCGCGGCGGCTCCCTGGGCGTCGGTATCCCCGGCGCGCTCGGCGCCCAGCTCGCGTTCCCGGACCGTACGGTCGTGGGCTTCACCGGCGACGGCGGGTCCATGTACACCATCCAGGCGCTGTGGACGGCGGCCCGGCACGGCATCGGCGCCAAGTTCGTGATCTGCAACAACAGCAGCTACAAGCTCCTCGAACTCAACATCGAGGAGTACTGGAAGTCGCAGGCGATCGCCGCCCACGAGCAGCCGGAGATCTTCGACCTCTCGCGGCCCGCCATCGACTTCGTCGGACTCGCCCGCTCGCTCGGCGTACCCGCCGTGCGCGTCGACAAGCCCGACCAGGTTCAGGCCGCGGTCGCCGAGGCGCTGAGCACCGAGGGTCCGTTCCTGATCGACCTGGTCACCGGCAGGGGGAGGGAATAG